From Salinirubellus salinus, the proteins below share one genomic window:
- a CDS encoding branched-chain amino acid ABC transporter permease, with product MLIPLIIDDIVSAVSEFAGDVVSLDPVLLQLTIFALLLGGVFALAALGLTMIFGVMDVVNFAHGMLIVAGMYTVYFVTTTVGINPLAALPIAVVALFALGVVISVTAIEPIIEAPEENQFIVTLGISFILLAAVQIFFTPDPRSIVMDLGRYQLFGAQIPKGQAYALAIAIVAMAALWVFLQRTELGTAIRATADNREGAWYVGIDVPNIDHITVGIGSALAGLAGAAIVIFSPFDPFIGESYLVKAFVIVVLGGLGSLPGAFVGGLIVGAIQVFGGFYLPGTTNEIVIFLLFVLLLYLKPTGLFGERRA from the coding sequence ATGCTCATCCCCCTCATTATCGACGACATCGTCAGTGCCGTCAGCGAGTTCGCTGGCGACGTCGTCTCGCTCGACCCAGTACTGTTGCAACTCACCATCTTCGCGCTCCTGCTCGGCGGGGTGTTCGCGCTGGCCGCACTCGGCCTGACGATGATATTCGGCGTGATGGACGTCGTGAACTTCGCCCACGGCATGCTCATCGTGGCCGGGATGTACACCGTCTACTTCGTCACGACGACGGTCGGCATCAATCCGCTCGCGGCCCTGCCCATCGCGGTGGTCGCACTGTTCGCGCTGGGCGTCGTCATCAGCGTCACGGCCATCGAACCCATCATCGAGGCGCCCGAGGAGAACCAGTTCATCGTCACGCTCGGCATCTCGTTCATCCTGCTCGCGGCCGTGCAGATCTTCTTCACACCGGACCCACGGTCCATCGTGATGGACCTCGGCCGCTACCAGCTGTTCGGCGCCCAGATTCCGAAGGGGCAGGCGTACGCCCTGGCCATCGCGATCGTCGCCATGGCCGCGCTGTGGGTGTTCCTCCAGCGGACGGAGCTGGGGACGGCCATCCGCGCGACCGCAGACAACCGCGAGGGTGCCTGGTACGTCGGCATCGACGTGCCGAACATCGACCACATCACGGTCGGCATCGGGAGCGCGCTGGCCGGGCTGGCGGGCGCGGCTATCGTCATCTTCTCGCCGTTCGACCCGTTCATCGGCGAGAGCTACCTCGTGAAGGCGTTCGTCATCGTCGTGCTCGGCGGGCTCGGCTCGCTGCCCGGCGCGTTCGTCGGCGGGCTCATCGTCGGTGCGATTCAGGTGTTCGGCGGGTTCTACCTGCCGGGGACGACCAACGAGATCGTCATCTTCCTGCTGTTCGTCCTCCTGCTGTACCTGAAGCCGACCGGCCTGTTCGGCGAGCGGAGGGCCTGA
- a CDS encoding MmgE/PrpD family protein yields the protein MSEYERTAAAFAADLEAADLPSAVRDHVGLVLADTVGAIVGGSTDPDTAALADRFAAETPGEATVLGTAHRLEPRFAALVNGTGGTVLELDEGHKYAAGHPAIHVLPAVLAVGETRDASADEFVAAFVAGYEVCARVARASYPLADGYHPHGIWGAVGAAAGVARLRGCDAETTLTAMRIAANSAQQTLMATATEGATVRNSYAGKANLDGVLAVDLARAGFTGLDDGVARHLARTTGEGFDSAELADGLGERWDVLGGYFKRHAACRYTHPTLDALDDLTADAPIDPEAVASVLVETYPTAAGLTPTRPTNALQAKFSVPYAVATRLLHGTSGRESFADESLSEETFDLAERVEVVVADDIAARLPDTRSSRVTVRFTDGSERTAEVEHARGGAERPWREPELREKFDELVVPLLGDEPTRTLWDAARSGEAAPATLCATARR from the coding sequence ATGAGCGAGTACGAGCGCACGGCGGCGGCGTTCGCGGCCGACCTCGAGGCGGCCGACCTCCCGTCCGCGGTCCGGGACCACGTCGGACTGGTCCTCGCGGACACCGTCGGGGCCATCGTGGGTGGGTCGACCGACCCCGACACGGCCGCGCTGGCCGACCGGTTCGCCGCGGAGACCCCCGGTGAAGCGACGGTGCTCGGGACGGCCCACCGACTCGAACCTCGGTTCGCCGCGCTCGTCAACGGAACCGGGGGGACCGTACTCGAACTCGACGAGGGCCACAAGTACGCCGCCGGCCACCCGGCCATCCACGTCCTCCCCGCGGTGCTGGCCGTCGGGGAGACCCGCGATGCGAGCGCCGACGAGTTCGTGGCGGCGTTCGTCGCCGGCTACGAGGTCTGTGCCCGCGTCGCTCGCGCCAGCTACCCACTGGCCGACGGCTACCACCCACACGGCATCTGGGGTGCGGTCGGTGCGGCCGCCGGCGTCGCCCGACTCCGTGGCTGTGACGCCGAGACGACGCTCACGGCCATGCGCATCGCCGCGAACAGCGCCCAGCAGACGCTGATGGCCACCGCCACCGAGGGGGCGACCGTCCGGAACAGCTACGCGGGGAAGGCGAACCTCGACGGCGTACTCGCGGTCGACCTCGCGCGGGCCGGGTTCACCGGACTCGACGACGGCGTCGCCCGCCACCTCGCGCGCACCACGGGTGAGGGGTTCGACAGCGCCGAACTCGCCGACGGGCTCGGCGAGCGGTGGGACGTGCTCGGCGGCTACTTCAAGCGCCACGCCGCCTGCCGGTACACCCATCCGACACTCGACGCGCTCGACGACCTGACTGCCGATGCTCCCATCGACCCCGAGGCCGTCGCGTCGGTGTTGGTCGAGACCTACCCGACGGCCGCCGGACTCACACCCACTCGCCCGACGAACGCGCTGCAGGCGAAGTTCTCCGTGCCGTACGCCGTCGCCACCCGACTCCTGCACGGTACCTCCGGACGGGAGTCGTTCGCCGACGAGTCGCTCTCCGAGGAGACGTTCGACCTCGCCGAGCGCGTCGAGGTCGTCGTCGCCGACGACATCGCGGCGCGGCTCCCGGACACACGCAGCAGCCGGGTCACCGTCCGGTTCACCGACGGCAGCGAGCGCACCGCCGAGGTCGAACACGCCCGCGGTGGGGCCGAGCGTCCGTGGCGGGAGCCGGAGCTCCGGGAGAAGTTCGACGAGCTCGTCGTGCCCCTCCTCGGTGACGAGCCGACGAGGACCCTGTGGGACGCGGCCCGGAGCGGGGAGGCGGCCCCCGCCACCCTCTGTGCGACCGCTCGACGGTAG
- a CDS encoding ABC transporter ATP-binding protein gives MTASESSESVDRPEPDRLVAENVVTGYGSSEILHGVSVRSHDGVTCIFGPNGSGKSTLIKALNGIVPIWEGSVQYGDTDLTEYNANQVVESGIITLPQDGGLFPNLTVRENLEMGGYTVSDKTAVDDRIEASLTAFPALRDKLQSRAKSLSGGQQMMLSFARAMVSDSDVYLLDEPSAGLAPALVDNVIDQVRTLVDHGAQIMLVEQNVRAALRIADHVYILAQGEKHFDGPPSELSEEDELIELYLGLG, from the coding sequence ATGACCGCGAGCGAGTCGTCCGAGTCGGTCGACCGGCCCGAACCCGACCGCCTGGTCGCCGAGAACGTCGTCACGGGGTACGGCAGCTCCGAGATACTCCACGGCGTCTCGGTGCGGAGTCACGACGGCGTCACCTGCATCTTCGGCCCCAACGGGAGCGGGAAGTCGACGCTCATCAAGGCGCTCAACGGCATCGTCCCCATCTGGGAGGGGTCCGTCCAGTACGGCGACACCGACCTGACGGAGTACAACGCGAACCAGGTCGTCGAGAGCGGCATCATCACCCTCCCGCAGGACGGCGGGCTGTTCCCGAACCTCACCGTCCGGGAGAACCTCGAGATGGGTGGCTACACGGTCTCCGACAAGACCGCCGTCGACGACCGTATCGAGGCGTCGCTGACCGCGTTCCCGGCGCTCCGCGACAAGCTCCAGAGCAGGGCGAAGTCGCTGTCCGGCGGCCAGCAGATGATGCTCAGTTTCGCCCGGGCGATGGTCTCCGACTCCGACGTCTACCTGCTCGACGAGCCGAGCGCGGGACTCGCCCCGGCGCTCGTCGACAACGTCATCGACCAGGTGCGGACGCTCGTCGACCACGGCGCACAGATCATGCTCGTCGAGCAGAACGTCAGGGCCGCGCTCCGCATCGCGGACCACGTCTACATCCTCGCGCAGGGGGAGAAGCATTTCGACGGCCCACCGTCGGAGCTGAGTGAGGAGGACGAGCTCATTGAGCTGTACCTCGGGCTCGGGTAG
- a CDS encoding ABC transporter ATP-binding protein, with product MAPLLDVDGLTKRFGALVANDGVSLSVADGEVRGIIGPNGSGKSTFFNTLTGFYRSDGGTVTFDGTDISGWKPYRIAQQGLARTFQIVSPFEDLTVRENLLAVHTPGLRVTKEKGKRADEVLEFLEIDHIADNEASEMSGGQQKLLELARVLMLDPKCILLDEPTAGVNPALQDRILDRLEEMNERGTTFVIVEHDMSLIQRFADSVTVFDQGQVIAEGDFDEVTRETRVREAYLGTDADAETTEDLLT from the coding sequence ATGGCACCACTCCTCGATGTCGACGGGCTCACCAAACGGTTCGGTGCGCTCGTCGCCAACGACGGCGTCTCCCTCTCGGTGGCCGACGGCGAGGTCAGAGGCATCATCGGCCCCAACGGGAGCGGGAAGTCGACGTTCTTCAACACGCTCACCGGGTTCTACCGCTCCGACGGCGGCACCGTCACCTTCGACGGCACCGACATCAGCGGCTGGAAACCCTACCGCATCGCCCAGCAGGGGCTCGCGCGTACGTTCCAGATCGTCTCCCCGTTCGAGGACCTCACCGTCCGCGAGAACCTGCTCGCGGTCCACACCCCCGGCCTGCGCGTCACCAAGGAGAAGGGGAAGCGGGCCGACGAGGTCCTCGAGTTCCTCGAGATCGACCACATCGCGGACAACGAGGCGTCCGAGATGAGCGGCGGGCAGCAGAAGTTGCTCGAGCTCGCACGGGTGCTGATGCTCGACCCGAAGTGCATCCTGCTGGACGAGCCGACCGCGGGCGTCAACCCCGCGCTCCAGGACCGCATCCTCGACCGGCTGGAGGAGATGAACGAGCGCGGGACCACCTTCGTCATCGTCGAGCACGACATGTCCCTCATCCAGCGGTTCGCCGACAGCGTCACCGTGTTCGACCAGGGCCAGGTCATCGCCGAGGGCGACTTCGACGAGGTGACCCGCGAGACCCGGGTCCGGGAGGCGTACCTCGGGACGGACGCCGACGCCGAGACCACGGAGGACCTCCTCACATGA
- a CDS encoding branched-chain amino acid ABC transporter permease — protein sequence MADSTSTETDVGGVLTRLDEHEYSAYIKAVLGFGLLAALPYLIEIEMAGLSLGSVLTLKILIVTLVFAFSSQAWNLISGFTGYFSFGHAAFFGIGAYATQKLAIDFGINPWFGMLVGGGVAVLLALLIGFLNFRYELKGHYFALATFAFAMLMGVVVRNTKELGGAIGYYRPFPRDYGAEYGLAAFQFQSDLPYYYVIFGFLVIVTAVAYALKESQLGLYLFAIRENEDAAASVGIPTFRYKMLAISLSAFFTAWAGAFWSMYFEIIRPETVFGLSKNVEVLLPAVVGGLGTIPGAIIGALFVFPLAEFFRANVDQIIGLDDVVYGVALVLIALVLPNGLISIRKRIREWRD from the coding sequence ATGGCGGACAGCACCTCCACCGAGACCGACGTCGGCGGGGTTCTGACCCGCCTCGACGAGCACGAGTACAGCGCCTACATCAAGGCGGTGCTCGGGTTCGGCCTACTCGCGGCGCTCCCGTACCTCATCGAGATCGAGATGGCGGGACTCAGTCTCGGTAGCGTCCTCACGCTGAAGATCCTCATCGTCACGCTCGTGTTCGCGTTCTCGAGTCAGGCGTGGAACCTCATCTCCGGGTTCACCGGCTACTTCTCCTTCGGCCACGCTGCGTTCTTCGGCATCGGCGCGTACGCCACCCAGAAGCTCGCTATCGACTTCGGCATCAACCCGTGGTTCGGGATGCTCGTCGGCGGCGGCGTCGCCGTGTTGCTCGCGCTGCTCATCGGCTTCCTGAACTTCCGGTACGAGCTCAAGGGCCACTACTTCGCGCTGGCGACGTTCGCGTTCGCCATGCTGATGGGTGTCGTCGTCCGGAACACGAAGGAACTCGGCGGCGCCATCGGCTACTACCGGCCGTTCCCCCGCGACTACGGCGCGGAGTACGGGCTGGCCGCGTTCCAGTTCCAGAGCGACCTGCCGTACTACTACGTCATCTTCGGGTTCCTCGTCATCGTGACGGCCGTCGCGTACGCGCTGAAGGAGTCACAGCTCGGGCTGTACCTGTTCGCCATCCGTGAGAACGAGGACGCCGCCGCCAGCGTCGGCATCCCCACGTTCCGCTACAAGATGCTCGCCATCAGCCTCTCGGCGTTCTTCACGGCGTGGGCGGGCGCGTTCTGGAGCATGTACTTCGAGATCATCCGTCCGGAGACGGTGTTCGGCCTCTCGAAGAACGTCGAGGTGCTGCTGCCGGCGGTCGTCGGGGGTCTCGGTACCATCCCTGGCGCCATCATCGGCGCGCTCTTCGTGTTCCCGCTCGCGGAGTTCTTCCGCGCGAACGTCGACCAGATCATCGGCCTCGACGACGTGGTCTACGGTGTCGCACTCGTACTCATCGCGCTCGTGTTGCCGAACGGCCTCATCTCGATCCGCAAGCGCATCAGGGAGTGGCGGGACTGA
- a CDS encoding DMT family transporter, whose amino-acid sequence MTTVGIALALLFAALMGTASIFSRRGLEHARPAFLLLTSLTVAAPVFLALAVVTTDVAAADPGLVALVALSGVVGSVLARGLYFLSIEVVGPGKALSLVAVSPLFVAVLSALFLGEPVTLAVAGGTGVIVLGVAGLSRDSRAEVERRNRSPLVLLTPVGAALLIAVAVVIRKAALNGGIDPILAGAVNMSAAWLVVAPVVVGRWHADLLTIDRRGLRQFTIASVLMALGFVCYFVGLQRTPASVFFPLVQTQPVFAVGLSALFLGGLELVSRRSALAAVVIVVGAVLVTLG is encoded by the coding sequence ATGACCACCGTCGGAATCGCCCTCGCCCTGCTGTTCGCGGCGCTGATGGGGACCGCGAGTATCTTCTCCCGCCGCGGGCTCGAGCACGCCCGGCCCGCGTTCCTGCTGCTGACGTCGCTCACGGTCGCGGCCCCCGTGTTCCTCGCGCTGGCGGTGGTCACGACCGACGTGGCGGCTGCAGACCCCGGCCTCGTGGCGCTCGTGGCGCTCAGCGGCGTCGTTGGGAGCGTCCTCGCCCGCGGGCTCTACTTCCTCTCCATCGAGGTCGTCGGTCCGGGGAAGGCACTGTCGCTGGTGGCGGTCTCGCCGCTGTTCGTCGCCGTGCTCTCCGCGCTGTTCCTCGGTGAACCGGTCACGCTCGCGGTCGCGGGCGGGACCGGCGTCATCGTCCTCGGGGTCGCGGGGCTCTCGCGAGACTCGCGGGCGGAGGTCGAACGCCGGAACCGCTCGCCGCTCGTCCTCCTGACACCCGTTGGGGCGGCGCTGCTCATCGCCGTCGCGGTCGTCATCCGGAAAGCGGCGCTCAACGGCGGTATCGACCCCATACTCGCGGGTGCCGTCAACATGAGCGCGGCGTGGCTGGTCGTCGCGCCGGTCGTCGTCGGCCGGTGGCACGCCGACCTCCTGACCATCGACCGACGAGGCCTCCGGCAGTTCACGATCGCCAGCGTCCTCATGGCGCTCGGCTTCGTCTGCTACTTCGTCGGGCTCCAGCGGACGCCGGCGAGCGTCTTCTTCCCACTCGTCCAGACACAGCCCGTGTTCGCCGTGGGCCTCTCGGCGCTGTTCCTCGGCGGCCTCGAACTCGTCTCCAGACGGTCGGCCCTCGCGGCGGTCGTCATCGTCGTCGGTGCGGTACTCGTGACGCTCGGGTAG
- a CDS encoding SDR family NAD(P)-dependent oxidoreductase has product MHVDLSNRTAIVTGASSGIGRGIALALADAGARVVVADLEETPPSDADRTTAERVDDLGGTAAFVECDVTDDDAVAALVDATVERFGGLDILVNNAGISHAGTVEETTPEEWHRVLDVNLTGVYHGARHAMPYLKESDAPRIVNVASQLAFVAQPEKPAYLASKGGVVSLTRSLAVDYADVPVLVNAVCPGVVETELTRDSLADPERRAEFERQTLLPYLGQPEDVGAMAAFLASDHARFVTGQSFVVDGGYTAQ; this is encoded by the coding sequence ATGCACGTCGACCTCTCCAATCGGACGGCCATCGTCACGGGTGCGAGTTCGGGCATCGGTCGTGGTATCGCGCTCGCGCTCGCCGACGCGGGTGCCCGGGTCGTCGTCGCGGACCTCGAGGAGACGCCACCCAGCGACGCCGACCGGACGACCGCCGAACGTGTCGACGACCTGGGCGGGACGGCCGCGTTCGTCGAGTGCGACGTGACCGACGACGACGCCGTCGCCGCGCTGGTCGACGCGACCGTCGAACGGTTCGGCGGCCTCGACATCCTCGTCAACAACGCCGGCATCTCGCACGCGGGGACGGTCGAGGAGACCACGCCCGAGGAGTGGCACCGCGTGCTGGACGTGAACCTCACGGGCGTCTACCACGGTGCCCGGCACGCGATGCCGTACCTGAAAGAGAGCGACGCGCCGCGCATCGTCAACGTCGCGTCCCAGCTCGCGTTCGTCGCCCAGCCGGAGAAGCCGGCGTACCTCGCGTCGAAGGGGGGCGTCGTCTCGCTCACCCGGTCGCTAGCGGTCGACTACGCCGACGTGCCGGTGCTCGTCAACGCGGTCTGCCCGGGCGTCGTCGAGACCGAACTGACGAGAGACTCGCTCGCCGACCCGGAGCGTCGAGCCGAGTTCGAGCGACAGACCCTGCTCCCGTATCTCGGCCAACCCGAGGACGTCGGCGCGATGGCGGCGTTCCTCGCCTCGGACCACGCGCGGTTCGTCACCGGTCAGAGCTTCGTCGTCGACGGCGGCTACACCGCCCAGTGA
- a CDS encoding ABC transporter substrate-binding protein → MSKDSNPRIGSRRTYLKAIGVGVTAGLAGCTSNDGNDGNGGTDGNGDSGGDGGDGGGGTATGTPGGNTVEEVVIGANHPLSGFLGAAGQAMTNAGKLATMHVNEEGGIESLGGAQLTFVSRDNKGTQEEGGPVEQQLIEEDGAHVVTGCYSSPVTLAATQVAERAGVPHIIDVSVANSILQGRGLNYAYRIQTPASGMAGDYARFMPELARANDVTMDTASIVYLDNAFGQSIRDTLMSALPEQNVEVLEDSAYTFGQESMDTEATRVKQADADAFIFVGYGGGGIRMMQSLQNVDYRPPLLTGTSTPTFTDNDIIKQIGKFANGGFGNNYQFDFNKEQTNKIFADYRREFGRELGVTHAAMTYSVVKVVQAALEEAGSADPEDINETLKTITVEDHPAAMPPIEFQENGENANALSPMFQVQNLEGLVVWPERYAQSEAQF, encoded by the coding sequence ATGAGTAAAGATAGCAACCCCCGAATCGGGAGTCGTCGGACCTACCTGAAAGCGATCGGTGTCGGCGTCACTGCGGGCCTTGCCGGGTGTACGAGCAACGACGGCAACGACGGGAACGGTGGAACGGACGGGAACGGTGACTCCGGTGGAGATGGCGGCGACGGTGGTGGCGGCACGGCGACCGGCACCCCCGGTGGGAACACGGTCGAAGAGGTCGTCATCGGCGCGAACCACCCGTTGAGCGGGTTCCTCGGTGCGGCCGGGCAGGCGATGACGAACGCGGGCAAACTCGCGACGATGCACGTCAACGAGGAGGGCGGCATCGAGTCGCTCGGCGGTGCCCAACTCACGTTCGTCAGCCGCGACAACAAGGGGACACAGGAGGAGGGTGGCCCCGTCGAACAACAGCTCATCGAGGAGGACGGCGCGCACGTCGTCACGGGCTGTTACTCCTCACCGGTGACGCTCGCGGCCACACAGGTCGCCGAACGGGCCGGCGTCCCCCACATCATCGACGTCTCTGTCGCGAACAGCATCCTGCAGGGGCGTGGGCTGAACTACGCCTACCGCATCCAGACGCCGGCCAGCGGGATGGCGGGTGACTACGCACGGTTCATGCCGGAACTCGCGCGGGCAAACGACGTCACGATGGACACCGCCTCGATCGTCTACCTCGACAACGCGTTCGGGCAGTCCATCCGCGACACGCTCATGTCGGCGCTCCCGGAGCAGAACGTCGAGGTCCTCGAGGACTCGGCGTACACGTTCGGGCAGGAGTCGATGGACACGGAGGCGACCCGCGTGAAGCAGGCGGACGCCGACGCGTTCATCTTCGTCGGCTACGGTGGCGGCGGTATCCGGATGATGCAGTCGCTGCAGAACGTCGACTACCGCCCGCCGCTGCTCACGGGCACGTCGACGCCGACGTTCACCGACAACGACATCATCAAGCAGATCGGGAAGTTCGCGAACGGTGGGTTCGGGAACAACTACCAGTTCGACTTCAACAAGGAGCAGACGAACAAGATTTTCGCCGACTACCGCCGCGAGTTCGGGCGTGAACTCGGCGTCACGCACGCCGCGATGACCTACTCGGTGGTGAAGGTGGTACAGGCGGCGCTGGAGGAGGCGGGCTCGGCCGACCCCGAGGACATCAACGAGACGCTGAAGACCATCACCGTCGAGGACCACCCGGCCGCGATGCCGCCGATCGAGTTCCAGGAGAACGGTGAGAACGCGAACGCGCTCTCGCCGATGTTCCAGGTCCAGAACCTCGAGGGACTCGTCGTCTGGCCGGAGCGGTACGCGCAGAGCGAGGCACAGTTCTGA